One window from the genome of Echinicola vietnamensis DSM 17526 encodes:
- a CDS encoding phospholipase D-like domain-containing protein, whose protein sequence is MCSFQHLLAEFQESLDDHALSRSEKREIKSYLTDLTTHDRQVLMADICQMVQAKAKDVETENLITWFYEAVKVLQEKETAQASADVFFSPGNACREAIMREIRLAHSVIHICVFTISDDQITDELIHAHQRKVTVKVLTDDEKCFDLGSDIERIRQAGIAVQTDHSPAHMHHKFAIFDQKKVLTGSYNWTRSAASANFENIVLLEDIHTVRAFEKEFDRLWKSFESHP, encoded by the coding sequence ATGTGCAGTTTTCAACATCTATTAGCCGAATTCCAGGAAAGCCTTGATGACCATGCCTTGTCTCGTTCGGAGAAGCGGGAAATTAAGTCGTATCTGACCGACCTCACTACGCATGACCGTCAGGTGTTAATGGCCGATATTTGCCAGATGGTGCAGGCCAAGGCCAAGGATGTGGAGACGGAAAATCTTATCACTTGGTTTTATGAAGCGGTCAAGGTTTTGCAGGAAAAAGAGACCGCCCAAGCCAGTGCAGATGTGTTTTTCAGCCCCGGAAATGCCTGCAGAGAGGCCATTATGCGGGAAATAAGGCTGGCACATTCGGTTATTCACATATGTGTTTTTACCATTAGCGATGATCAAATTACGGACGAATTGATCCATGCGCATCAGCGCAAGGTGACGGTCAAGGTACTGACTGATGATGAGAAATGTTTTGACCTTGGCTCGGATATCGAGCGGATTAGGCAAGCGGGAATTGCTGTTCAGACAGACCACAGTCCGGCGCACATGCACCACAAATTTGCCATTTTCGATCAGAAGAAAGTCCTGACGGGAAGTTACAATTGGACCCGTTCGGCCGCATCTGCCAATTTCGAAAACATCGTGTTATTGGAAGATATCCACACGGTCAGGGCCTTCGAAAAAGAATTCGATCGGCTGTGGAAAAGCTTTGAAAGTCATCCCTAG
- a CDS encoding ABC transporter ATP-binding protein — translation MSLLQLHGISKKFPQTKQFAVKDIHMEIEEGSVQAIVGENGSGKTTLLKLIAGLEHPDKGEIVFSGQTIVNGKSALPANQREVGVIFQEYALFPQMTLLENVREALHQESRNARQIAMDSLALAGLEDSFSAYPHQLSSGQRQRAALARALASRPKLLLLDDPFRSLDTRFKNEISEDIRDIVKATGITAIVASHHAKDALSLADSIAILHKGILQQVGTPVEIYKKPANAYVANFFGKRNELLATPTEDGFYAGFGFIPHPDSASYTDKVKILFRSEDAKIKKSTEQPLSGIVTRVLFYGDHQIVKLEDDEGKQISIKAAPGRNFEMGARMFFTIDKFEIETAF, via the coding sequence ATGAGTTTACTCCAGCTACATGGCATCAGCAAGAAATTTCCGCAGACCAAGCAGTTTGCGGTGAAAGATATCCACATGGAAATTGAGGAGGGAAGTGTCCAAGCCATAGTGGGAGAAAATGGCTCTGGAAAGACCACCTTGCTGAAGCTGATAGCAGGGCTGGAGCACCCGGATAAGGGAGAGATCGTTTTTTCTGGTCAGACGATAGTGAATGGTAAATCCGCCCTTCCTGCGAATCAGCGCGAGGTTGGAGTGATTTTTCAGGAATATGCGCTTTTTCCACAAATGACACTATTGGAGAATGTCCGGGAAGCCCTGCACCAAGAATCACGCAATGCCCGACAAATCGCCATGGATAGCTTGGCTTTGGCGGGACTGGAAGATAGTTTTAGCGCTTATCCACATCAGCTCTCCTCTGGCCAACGACAGCGTGCCGCGCTGGCCAGGGCACTGGCTTCCCGGCCAAAGCTATTACTGCTGGATGACCCTTTTCGCAGCTTGGACACCCGCTTCAAGAACGAAATCAGTGAAGACATCAGGGATATCGTAAAAGCGACAGGGATTACGGCGATCGTGGCGAGCCATCACGCGAAGGATGCCTTGTCCTTGGCCGATAGCATTGCTATTCTCCATAAGGGGATTTTGCAGCAAGTGGGGACACCTGTAGAGATTTACAAGAAGCCGGCAAATGCCTATGTGGCAAATTTTTTCGGAAAGCGTAATGAGCTTTTGGCCACGCCGACGGAGGATGGGTTTTATGCTGGATTTGGTTTTATTCCCCATCCAGACTCTGCAAGCTATACCGATAAAGTAAAAATCCTTTTCAGGTCTGAAGATGCCAAAATAAAGAAAAGTACCGAACAGCCCCTTAGTGGAATAGTGACAAGGGTATTGTTTTATGGTGATCACCAAATCGTAAAGCTTGAAGACGATGAAGGCAAACAGATTAGTATAAAAGCGGCTCCAGGTAGGAATTTTGAGATGGGAGCTCGCATGTTTTTTACCATTGATAAGTTTGAAATTGAAACTGCCTTTTAA
- a CDS encoding secondary thiamine-phosphate synthase enzyme YjbQ, which yields MKFIQKKLSLRPYSRGFHLITGEVEAGIPEIKDIQAGQLQVFIQHTSAGLTINENADPTVRKDFETFINDMIPESYPRFIHTYEGPDDMPAHIKSSLFGSSVTIPISKGKLALGTWQGIYLGEFRDHGGSRRLVMTAMGE from the coding sequence ATGAAATTTATTCAGAAAAAACTCTCACTTAGACCTTATTCCCGAGGCTTTCACTTGATTACCGGTGAAGTGGAGGCTGGGATACCTGAAATCAAGGATATTCAAGCTGGCCAGTTGCAGGTATTCATCCAGCATACCTCTGCTGGGCTGACCATCAATGAAAATGCGGATCCTACAGTCCGAAAAGACTTTGAGACGTTTATTAATGACATGATTCCGGAAAGTTATCCACGGTTTATCCACACTTATGAAGGGCCTGACGATATGCCTGCCCATATCAAAAGTAGCTTATTTGGCAGCTCTGTGACGATACCTATTTCCAAGGGAAAACTTGCCCTAGGGACTTGGCAGGGCATTTATTTGGGTGAGTTTAGGGATCATGGCGGTTCCAGAAGGTTGGTGATGACGGCCATGGGCGAATAA
- a CDS encoding DNA alkylation repair protein → MKVYLRTLENEFRRHGNSVIAKGQKAYMKNHFEFIGLKTPLRRKLQKPFLEKAALPAKHELGEIVEVLWHMPEREFQLFAQELVWKYFKKPEKGDIDLLEYMIVHKSWWDTVDFIAVKLVGNYFWVYPEEIQPYVDKWMATDNIWLQRTALLFQHNYKDKLDTQLLQDMIDRLLGSKEFFINKAIGWILRQYSKTDPKWVKTFVDNTDLAPLSKKEALKNVDKYK, encoded by the coding sequence ATGAAAGTCTACCTGCGCACCCTCGAAAATGAGTTTCGACGACACGGGAACAGTGTCATCGCAAAGGGCCAAAAGGCCTACATGAAGAATCATTTTGAATTTATTGGTCTGAAGACCCCTTTGCGGAGGAAGTTGCAGAAGCCCTTTCTGGAAAAGGCAGCCTTACCCGCAAAACATGAGCTGGGAGAAATTGTGGAGGTCCTTTGGCATATGCCCGAGCGTGAATTTCAGCTTTTTGCACAGGAACTGGTGTGGAAGTATTTCAAGAAACCCGAAAAGGGGGATATTGACCTCTTGGAGTACATGATTGTGCATAAATCCTGGTGGGATACGGTGGATTTTATCGCCGTAAAATTGGTGGGCAACTATTTTTGGGTGTATCCGGAGGAAATCCAACCCTATGTGGATAAATGGATGGCGACGGACAATATCTGGCTCCAGCGAACGGCACTGCTTTTTCAGCATAATTATAAAGATAAACTGGATACACAGCTCCTTCAGGATATGATTGACCGGCTTTTGGGTTCCAAGGAATTTTTTATCAACAAGGCCATAGGCTGGATCCTTCGCCAGTACAGTAAAACAGATCCCAAATGGGTAAAAACATTTGTGGATAACACCGATTTGGCCCCGCTCAGCAAAAAGGAGGCTTTGAAAAATGTGGATAAGTATAAGTAA
- a CDS encoding very short patch repair endonuclease, with product MKKSYSAPKIKVPRFKEENGFYTTKQRSFMMSRIKGKDTKPEKLLKKALWHTGLHHRSNKRKLPGKPDLTFIKYKLVIFVDGAFWHGHNWPERKQAIKSNRAFWIPKIERNIQRDHEINALYHQKGWTVLRFWDFEVKKELGVCVRRVLEHKSIF from the coding sequence ATGAAAAAATCCTATTCAGCACCAAAGATCAAAGTACCTCGCTTCAAGGAAGAAAATGGCTTCTATACGACGAAGCAGCGGTCTTTTATGATGTCTCGGATCAAGGGAAAAGATACGAAACCGGAAAAACTGCTCAAAAAGGCCCTTTGGCACACCGGCCTCCACCATCGCAGCAACAAGCGCAAACTACCAGGAAAACCGGACCTCACTTTTATCAAATACAAGTTGGTCATCTTTGTTGATGGTGCATTCTGGCATGGGCACAACTGGCCCGAGCGCAAACAAGCCATCAAATCCAACCGTGCCTTCTGGATTCCCAAAATCGAACGTAATATCCAGCGGGACCACGAAATCAATGCCCTCTACCACCAAAAAGGCTGGACAGTGCTACGCTTCTGGGATTTTGAAGTGAAAAAGGAGTTGGGGGTTTGTGTGAGGAGGGTATTGGAACACAAATCCATATTTTAA
- a CDS encoding YfiT family bacillithiol transferase, with protein sequence MNPQELEKLKYPIGQHHEHIKFTMEDVASWISDIAQFPAQISSLTENLSAEELNWLHRPDGWTIKQLVHHCADSHMNSFMRFKLALTEDTPSIKPYYEGRWAKLPDANMDEVSDSLMIISGIHRRWAVLLNSLDEKQLHRTFYHPQHRQEMNLGTTTSMYSWHCKHHLAHIQQALTHKGAF encoded by the coding sequence ATGAATCCTCAAGAACTGGAAAAATTAAAATACCCCATTGGCCAGCACCACGAGCATATAAAATTCACCATGGAAGATGTGGCCAGCTGGATCAGTGATATAGCGCAGTTTCCTGCCCAAATTTCATCCCTTACCGAAAACCTCAGTGCCGAAGAGCTCAATTGGCTTCATCGCCCCGATGGGTGGACCATTAAGCAATTGGTACATCATTGCGCAGATAGTCACATGAACAGTTTTATGCGGTTTAAGTTGGCGCTGACCGAAGACACCCCGAGTATCAAGCCGTATTATGAGGGACGCTGGGCGAAACTTCCTGACGCCAATATGGATGAGGTGTCGGATTCGCTGATGATCATATCGGGCATCCACCGTCGCTGGGCCGTGCTGTTGAATAGTTTGGATGAAAAGCAACTCCACCGGACGTTTTACCATCCCCAACACCGTCAGGAAATGAACTTGGGAACGACCACTAGCATGTACAGTTGGCATTGCAAGCATCATTTGGCCCATATCCAACAGGCTTTGACTCATAAGGGTGCCTTTTGA
- a CDS encoding Gfo/Idh/MocA family protein, with protein sequence MDKNTKAGLSRRKFMGSSALSALGLSFLPHLGLGKSQEPSFSPLGISTVRLGFIGLGRQSYGIMQGMMNIPHVEIIAGCDVYGVKRERFQQTVSARYGKSPADIPVYERYQDLLAREDVDAVVIATPDFWHALMAIDACKAKKDVYLEKPLTYTIKEGQALVKAVRDNSVVLAVGSQQRSEHNFQYAVRMVQKGHIGKVKQVKANVGTPTSPKPFDLSKEEVPSDLNWDLWLGPIKPVPYNHELNPPITVDPVQHEQLWAAWRWYWETGGGLMTDWGAHMFDIGQWGIGMDRHGPVEIRPEKENEPLTFIYENGIVMTAEPFDGDTRGVRFIGDKGWIQVSRGGFKASDPELVVPEAKKSNVDAHPHYLDFIESVIRRKDPIASVEIGHSTCTVCTLGNIANKLGRQLRWNPAKQTFGQDAAAEELLHYDYENGYSLKT encoded by the coding sequence ATGGATAAAAACACGAAAGCTGGACTTTCCAGAAGAAAATTTATGGGCTCCTCCGCCCTCAGCGCCCTAGGGCTTTCATTTTTGCCGCATCTGGGCCTTGGCAAATCACAAGAACCTTCATTTTCCCCGCTTGGAATCAGCACTGTTCGGCTTGGATTCATTGGCCTGGGCAGGCAATCGTACGGCATCATGCAGGGGATGATGAATATTCCGCATGTGGAAATCATCGCCGGATGTGATGTTTATGGCGTCAAGCGAGAGCGCTTCCAACAGACCGTTTCTGCACGTTATGGCAAATCCCCAGCTGACATTCCCGTGTATGAGCGGTATCAAGATTTGTTGGCCAGAGAGGATGTGGATGCAGTGGTCATTGCGACTCCTGATTTTTGGCATGCCCTGATGGCGATTGATGCGTGTAAAGCCAAAAAGGATGTATACTTGGAAAAACCGCTGACCTATACGATTAAGGAGGGCCAGGCATTGGTCAAAGCGGTTCGGGATAATAGTGTGGTTTTGGCCGTGGGCAGCCAGCAGCGCTCTGAACATAATTTTCAATATGCCGTCAGAATGGTCCAGAAGGGTCATATCGGAAAGGTAAAACAGGTCAAGGCCAATGTCGGTACACCTACTTCTCCCAAGCCATTTGACCTGTCCAAAGAGGAAGTGCCATCCGATTTGAACTGGGATTTATGGCTCGGGCCGATTAAGCCAGTGCCCTATAACCATGAACTAAATCCTCCCATCACGGTAGACCCTGTCCAACATGAACAGCTATGGGCTGCCTGGCGATGGTATTGGGAAACCGGTGGTGGCTTGATGACCGACTGGGGCGCGCACATGTTTGATATTGGCCAGTGGGGCATTGGGATGGATCGGCATGGCCCCGTGGAAATCAGGCCTGAAAAGGAAAATGAGCCCCTGACGTTTATCTATGAAAATGGGATTGTCATGACCGCCGAGCCTTTTGATGGTGATACACGCGGCGTACGCTTTATTGGTGACAAGGGCTGGATACAGGTTTCCAGGGGTGGTTTTAAAGCTTCAGATCCGGAATTGGTCGTGCCGGAAGCCAAAAAATCAAACGTGGACGCCCATCCGCATTACTTGGACTTCATTGAGAGTGTCATCAGGAGAAAGGATCCTATTGCGTCAGTAGAGATTGGGCACAGTACGTGTACGGTTTGTACCCTTGGGAATATTGCCAATAAGCTAGGCCGTCAGCTTCGCTGGAATCCTGCAAAGCAAACGTTTGGGCAGGATGCAGCGGCAGAGGAGTTGCTGCATTATGATTATGAAAATGGCTATTCGCTGAAAACCTAA
- a CDS encoding HAD family hydrolase, which translates to MENYAVIFDMDGVICHTNPFHSQAFDRFFEKRGMKASKEEYAKHMYGKPNSYIFSYFLQREVTAEELVELENEKEGLFREIYASQVTPVPGYMEFLAGLKGHGFRTGVGTSAPRANMDLIIDTLGIRSNMESLMASEDVTTHKPQPEVYLKSADNLSTNPANCVVFEDSYSGVSAGINAGMKVVGVLTSHTKEELPPCDIYIKDYNEITVEKVQKLLQ; encoded by the coding sequence ATGGAAAATTATGCAGTGATATTTGATATGGATGGGGTGATCTGCCATACCAACCCCTTCCATTCCCAAGCCTTTGATCGTTTTTTTGAAAAGCGTGGCATGAAAGCCAGCAAAGAGGAATATGCCAAGCACATGTATGGAAAGCCGAACAGTTATATTTTCAGCTATTTTCTCCAGCGAGAGGTGACGGCGGAAGAGTTGGTCGAATTGGAAAATGAGAAGGAGGGGCTATTCCGGGAAATCTATGCGTCACAAGTCACTCCGGTGCCGGGCTATATGGAGTTTTTGGCTGGCCTAAAGGGACACGGTTTCCGAACGGGCGTGGGCACTTCTGCCCCTCGTGCCAATATGGACCTTATCATCGATACCCTAGGCATCCGATCCAACATGGAATCCCTGATGGCCAGTGAAGATGTGACCACCCACAAACCCCAGCCAGAAGTTTACCTGAAATCTGCGGACAATTTATCCACAAATCCCGCCAATTGTGTGGTATTTGAAGATTCCTATTCAGGAGTTTCTGCCGGAATCAACGCGGGAATGAAAGTGGTGGGCGTCCTGACATCCCACACGAAAGAGGAACTTCCTCCCTGCGACATTTACATTAAAGATTATAACGAAATCACCGTGGAAAAAGTACAAAAGTTGCTACAATAA
- a CDS encoding HNH endonuclease — translation MQKGQRLWSREELILAINLYCKLPFGKIHTRNQDVINLAKLINRTPGSVAYKLVNFASLDPSLQARGIKGAYNTSKLDRAVWEDFYQNWEEAAYQSEILLDKYRNGLSIQNQENTASLKEGKDQSILSKTRINQHFFRNTILASYNNTCCITGIQEKELLIAGHILPWSQSKENRLNPRNGLLINNLHDKAFENGLFTITPDYRIVVSNRLRLSKSSAIKSFFLTYHDKQIILPSKFLPDPEFLKYHNKERFRE, via the coding sequence ATGCAAAAAGGGCAAAGATTGTGGTCAAGAGAGGAACTAATATTGGCTATTAATTTATACTGTAAATTGCCTTTTGGAAAAATCCATACTAGGAATCAAGATGTAATTAACCTTGCAAAGTTAATAAATAGAACTCCCGGATCAGTTGCATATAAATTAGTCAATTTTGCCAGCCTAGATCCTAGTTTGCAAGCAAGAGGAATAAAAGGTGCATATAATACAAGCAAGCTTGATAGGGCTGTGTGGGAAGATTTTTATCAAAATTGGGAAGAAGCAGCATATCAGAGTGAAATTTTGCTTGATAAATATCGAAATGGATTATCAATTCAAAATCAAGAAAATACAGCTTCACTTAAAGAAGGTAAGGATCAGTCAATTTTAAGTAAAACTAGAATTAATCAACATTTTTTTAGAAATACTATTCTCGCTTCTTACAACAATACATGCTGCATAACAGGAATTCAGGAAAAGGAATTATTAATAGCTGGACATATCTTACCATGGAGTCAGAGCAAGGAAAATAGGTTAAATCCAAGAAATGGACTATTAATTAATAATCTTCATGATAAGGCATTTGAGAATGGTTTATTTACCATAACTCCAGATTATAGGATTGTTGTTTCAAATCGGTTAAGACTCAGTAAAAGTAGCGCTATAAAGAGTTTTTTTCTTACCTACCACGATAAACAGATAATCCTTCCATCAAAGTTTTTACCGGACCCAGAGTTTTTGAAATATCATAATAAAGAGAGATTTAGAGAATGA
- the radA gene encoding DNA repair protein RadA translates to MPKIKTAYFCQNCGAQSPKWVGKCPACGEWNTYVEEVIHKEETGRGSWKQGSEKNTRHNSPRKLQEINYEEHPRLVTADAELDRVLGGGIVPGSLTLIGGEPGIGKSTLMLQIALVLHQTKVLYVSGEESESQIKMRADRMQYHSENCFVLSETNTQVIFQQIEALKPDVLVIDSIQTLHSKHVESAAGSVSQVRECTAELMKFAKETGTPVFLIGHITKDGSIAGPKILEHMVDTVLQFEGDRHLSYRILRTSKNRFGSTNELGIYEMRADGLRGVANPSEILLSQREEVLNGVAIGAMLEGNRPLLIEIQSLISPATYGTPQRSSTGHDAKRLNMLLAVLEKRGGMRLGQQDVFLNVAGGMRVDDPGLDLAVCAALLSSYEDTPVSPDLCFAGEVGLGGEIRAVNRIENRIAEADKLGFKKIIVSKYAVKGVDLSTFNIEVIPVTKLEEMYQRLFH, encoded by the coding sequence ATGCCTAAAATAAAGACGGCTTACTTTTGCCAAAACTGTGGCGCACAAAGTCCAAAATGGGTAGGCAAGTGTCCTGCTTGTGGTGAGTGGAATACGTACGTGGAGGAGGTTATCCACAAGGAAGAAACGGGCCGAGGAAGCTGGAAACAGGGATCTGAAAAAAACACCCGTCATAATTCACCCAGGAAGTTACAGGAGATCAATTATGAAGAGCATCCGCGATTGGTCACGGCAGATGCCGAATTGGACCGTGTGCTTGGCGGAGGAATTGTGCCTGGATCTTTGACCCTCATTGGTGGTGAACCGGGGATTGGCAAATCGACGTTGATGCTTCAGATTGCCTTGGTCTTACATCAAACCAAGGTGCTTTATGTGTCCGGCGAGGAAAGTGAAAGCCAGATCAAAATGCGTGCGGACCGGATGCAATATCACAGTGAGAATTGTTTTGTCCTCTCCGAGACCAATACCCAGGTGATTTTTCAGCAAATAGAAGCACTAAAGCCAGATGTGTTGGTGATCGATTCGATTCAGACATTGCACAGCAAACACGTGGAGTCTGCGGCGGGATCAGTTTCCCAAGTGCGTGAATGTACGGCAGAGCTGATGAAGTTTGCTAAAGAGACAGGAACTCCGGTGTTCTTGATAGGGCATATCACCAAGGATGGTTCCATAGCTGGTCCCAAGATATTGGAGCATATGGTGGATACGGTCTTGCAGTTTGAAGGTGACCGACACCTCTCCTATCGCATACTGCGGACATCCAAAAACCGTTTTGGTTCTACGAACGAACTGGGCATTTATGAGATGCGGGCGGATGGGCTTCGTGGGGTAGCCAATCCCTCCGAGATTCTCCTTAGCCAGCGAGAGGAAGTGCTCAATGGCGTGGCGATTGGCGCCATGCTGGAAGGAAATCGCCCTTTGCTCATCGAGATCCAATCGCTGATCAGTCCAGCCACTTACGGGACCCCCCAGCGAAGCAGCACCGGTCATGATGCCAAGCGCTTGAACATGCTGCTGGCCGTTTTGGAAAAGCGTGGAGGGATGCGTTTGGGACAGCAGGATGTCTTCCTGAATGTGGCGGGAGGCATGCGTGTGGACGATCCGGGTTTGGATTTGGCGGTATGTGCAGCATTGCTTTCTTCTTATGAGGATACACCGGTATCGCCAGATTTGTGTTTTGCGGGGGAAGTAGGCTTAGGTGGGGAAATACGGGCGGTAAACCGCATCGAAAACCGCATTGCTGAGGCGGATAAGCTGGGATTTAAAAAGATCATTGTTTCCAAATATGCCGTAAAGGGAGTTGACTTATCCACATTTAATATTGAAGTCATTCCAGTTACAAAACTCGAGGAGATGTACCAGCGATTGTTTCATTGA